Sequence from the Aquimarina sp. Aq107 genome:
AAATATATTGGACCTAAAGAAAATTATAAATTTTGCGAACGATAATAGCTGCGGTTTAATACCAAGAACGGCTGGGACTTCTTTAGCAGGTCAATGTGTTGGAGATGGCATTGTAGTAGATGTGTCTAAATACTTTACTAAAATAATAGCTATCGATGAAGCTAAAAAAACAGTTACCGTTCAGCCTGGAGTTATTAGAGATGATTTAAACCGTTTTCTAAAACCTTATGGAGTGTTTTTTGGGCCAAATACTTCTACCTCTAATCGTTGCATGATAGGCGGTATGGTTGGTAATAATAGTAGCGGTACTACTTCTATACAATATGGTGTTACTAGAGATAAAGTAATCAAATTACAAACAGTTTTATCTGATGGTAGCGAAGTAACGTTTTCCAATATTTCTAAAGAAGGTTTTGAACATAAGAGGAATCAAAATACATTAGAAGGTAAGATATATGATACTGTTTTTAATGAGTTAATTTCTCAGGATGCACAAGAAAACATACATAATAATTTTCCTAAACCTGAGATACATAGGCGTAATACTGGATATGCAATTGATGAATTAATTAAATCCAATGTTTTCTCAGATTACAAGGAGGATTTTAATATGTGTAATTTATTATCTGGTAGTGAGGGAACCTTAGCTTTTACAACCCAAATTACATTGCAACTGGATAAACTACCTCCTCAGGAGTCATTGATGATAGCTTCTCACTTTCATTCTATCGAAGACTGTTTAAATGCTGTAGAACCGGTAATGAAACATACATTATTTACTTGTGAAATGATGGATAAGACAATCTTAGATTGTACAAAAAACAATGTAGAACAACTTAAGAATCGCTTTTTTATAGAAGATGATCCTCAAGCGATTTTAATGTTAGAATTAAGAGCTAATGATTTAGAAAGTCTTGAAAAACAAAAAATAACACTGTTGTCTACATTAGAGAATTCAGGATTGACTTATGCAAATCCTATTTTATTAGGAAATCAAATTAATCAAGCTTTAGAACTTAGAAAAGCAGGGTTGGGGCTATTAGGTAATATTATAGGTGATAAAAAAGCAGTTGCCTGTATAGAGGATACGGCAGTAGCTTTATCTGATTTAGCAAACTATATCAAAGAGTTTTCTGATTTAATGAAAAGACATGATCAAGATGCAGTTTATTACGCACATGCCGGCGCTGGGGAATTGCATTTAAGACCAATCTTGGATCTTAAAAAGAAAACAGATGTTGTGCTTTTTAAAGAAATTACTGATGATGTAGCTAGTTTGGTAAAAAAGTATAATGGATCCATGAGTGGAGAGCATGGTGATGGAATTGTTCGAGCGGAGTATATTCCTTTTATGATTGGAGAAGCGAATTATAATGTGTTAAAACGAATAAAAACTGTATTTGATCCTAAAGGTATTTTTAATCCAGGTAAGATAGTAGATGCCTATGCCATGGATGAACAGTTAAGGTACGAGATTGATAGAAAAGAACCTGAAATAGAAACATTATTAGATTTTACAGATTCTTTAGGAATTTTACGTGCTGCAGAAAAATGTAATGGGAGTGGAGATTGCAGAAAATCAGTAGAGTCAGGAGGAACTATGTGTCCTAGTTATAGGGCTACTAAAAATGAAAAGGATACCACCAGAGGTAGAGCTAATACGCTACGAGAAGTATTAACGAATAATACAGAATCTAATAAATTTAACAAGAAAGAATTAAAAGAAGTATTTGATTTATGTATTAGTTGTAAAGGTTGTTCTAGTGAATGCCCTTCTAATGTAGATGTAGCTGCCTTAAAAGCAGAGTTCGAATATCAATATCAAAAAGAAAACGGAACTTCTCTTAGAACTAAATTATTTGCAAACAATAATACATTTAATAATCTAGGAAGAATAGCACCCGGTTTAACAAATTTCTTTTTTGAAAACACATTTACTTCTGGGATTTTAAAATCCACTCTTGGTATTGCTAAAGAAAGAGAATTGCCATTACTAAGTAAACAATCTTTAAGAAAATGGTGTCAAAACCATTTAAAACTAAAACAACCTAAAAATCCAATTAAAAGTATTTACTTTTTTGTAGATGAGTTTACAAATCATTTAGATACTGATATTGGAATCGATGCATTAGAGTTGTTAACAGGATTAGGTTATGAAGTAAAAATCACAAATCACAAGGAAAGTGGTCGAACGTTTATTTCTAAAGGACTATTAAAGCAGGCTAAAAAACTTGCGAATTATAATATAAATACTCTTAGAGAATTAATATCTAGTGATATTCCATTAATTGGATTAGAGCCTTCGGCGATATTAACGTTTAGAGATGAATATCATAGGTTAGCTGATGATAAAGAAGTAGCAAAAACACTTTCGCAAAACACTTTTTTAATTGATGAGTTTTTAAAATCAGAGATTGAATTAGGTAACATTACTTCTGAGCAATTTACAAGGGAAGAAAAAGTAATAAAACTTCACGGGCATTGTCATCAGAAAGCATTGTCTACTATTCATACAACGTTTGTATACCTTAATCTACCCAAGAACTACAAAGTGACCATTATTCCTTCAGGATGTTGTGGTATGGCAGGATCTTTTGGGTATGAAAAAGAGCATTATGATGTGAGTATGCAAATTGGGGAACAAACATTATTTCCTGCGATAAGAAAAGCTCCAGAAACAACTATTATTGCTGCTGTTGGAACTAGTTGTAGACATCAGATTAAAGATGGAACAAAACGTATTGCATTACATCCTGTTAGTATATTAAATGCAGCTTTAATATCGAAAACAGAATATAAATAACGTATAATCAATGTGTTGTGAAATTGTGAATATCTAATAACAAAATTCGTATTGAGAACTTTTTTTAAGATTTATATTTGGCATCCTAAAAAAGTAAATATATGAGCGCTACTTGGTACGAATGTAAAGTAAAATATAGAAAAATAAATGATTCTGGAGTACAGAAAGTAACTACAGAACCTTATTTAGTGGATGCAGTATCTTATACAGAAGCAGAAACTAGAATTAATGAAGAAATGGCAGCATATGTTAGTGAAGAATTTATTATTACTAATATAAAAGTTGCAAATTTTGCTGAGATACACCCTTTTGAAAATTCTGATCGTTGGTTTAAATCAAAAGTATCTTTGATAGCTTATGACGAAGAAAGCGGTAAAGAAAGGAAAACAAACATGTATCTTTTAATTCAGGCTAATGATGTAAAAGAAGCTTTTGACAATACTAATACCGTGATGAAAGGTACGACAGGAGACTATACAATACCTGCAATTGCCGAATCACCAATTATGGATGTATTCCCTTATTTTACAGGTGAAGAGGAACAATTAGAAAAATTCAAAGCATTGAGAGATTCTATTCAGGAAGTAGAAGAAGTAGAAATAGATGAAAATGTACCAGCAGCTCCAGGTTTTATAGGAGAAGAAGAATAATATTTTTAAAGTATTAAAACCTAATAGAGGTTTCTAGAAAAAAGCTTTTGTATTATAACAAAAGCTTTTTTTTATGATTTTTAATTTAATTAAAAAAAGTTTATTCCCATATATTCTATACGATTATAATAATTTTAATCTTTTAGTAACTTATTCTAAAATTGATCGTCAAATAGATAATAATTGTTTTATTAAGCAACCACAATATCAATCAAAATAATAATCACATGAAATTATCACAAACAATTAAAACGTTACTTTTAGTTTTCTTTTGTACAGGATTGTTCTTTAGTACACAGGCTCAAAATTTAGAGAAAGAAATTGATGCTATTGTTTCTTCTATGTATTCTGTAGATGAACCAGGTATCTCAATTTTAGTAGCAAAGAATGGAAAACCAATTTATCGAAAAGCCTTTGGTAAAGCTAATTTAGAACTAGAAGTACCTCTGAAACCAGAAAATGTATTCGAAATAGGTTCGATAACTAAACAATTTACGGCAGTTGCGATCCTAATGTTAGAAGAACAAGGAAAACTTAAAATTGATGACGAAATCACTAAGTATATTCCCGATTATCCGATTAATGGAAAGAAGATTACCATTCATAATCTTTTAAATCATACATCTGGTATTAAAAGTTATACGGGCATGCAGAGTTTTATGAAATCTGCACGTACCGATATGACACCAACAGAATTAATAGATGTATTTAAAAATGAGCCTATGGATTTTGATCCGGGAGAAGAGTTTAGATACAATAATTCTGGTTATATACTATTAGGATATATTATTGAAGTAGTAACAAAAGATACGTACGAAAATTATATAGAAAAGAACATCTTCGAAAAGATAGGAATGAATTCTTCTTATTATGGCAGTACTAGCGAACTGATTAAAAATAGAGCTTCTGGGTATAAACAAAATGAGGATGCATTCCTTAATGCAGATTACCTAAGTCTTACATTACCTTATGCTGCAGGATCATTAATGTCTACGGTAGATGATCTATTAAAATGGCAAAATGCGATAAGTGCCAATACTTTTATAAAAAGATCAAGTTTAGAAAAAGCAATAAACGGATCTAAGCTAAACAATGGCGAAGAAATTGATTATGGTTACGGTTGGAGTAAGATTACCATACAAGAATCCAAAGGATATGCACATAGTGGTGGAATTTTTGGATATACAACAAATGGAATCTTTTTAGAAAATGAAAATGTATATGTAATTGGATTAACCAATTGTAACTGTAAGAATGTACGTGAAATCACTATGAAAGTAGCAGCTACTGCCATAGGTAAACCAATTCCTGATAAAAAAGATGCAGTTGCATTATCAATTAAAGAAGCAAAAAAATGGGTAGGAGCTTATGAGTTTGAAGATAATGTTATAAGACATATTATGCTTAAAGATGGTAAGCTATTTAGTCTAAGAGAAGGAGAGAATTCTAGAGAGTTTGAAATATACCAAATGAAAGATGGTTCGTTTATTTTTGATGATGGAACTATATCTTATAATTTTTCGATGACTGATGATGGAAAAAGACAAACAGTATTTAAAACTGCTGATGAAAGTTTTACAGGAAAAGGAATTGATAAAGCTCCTCCTGCAGAAAGAAAGTCTATTACGGTATCAGCAGATATTTTGAAACAATATGTGGGTAAATTCGAGTTACAACCAAACTTCATCATAGACATTACTTTAGAAGGAAATTCAATATATGCAGAGGCTACAGGGCAACCTAAGTTTGAACTTTTTGCAGAGACTGAGACATTGTTTTTCTTAAAAGTAGTACCTGCAGAAATTACATTTAATGCTAATAATAAAGGGTTAATAGATAGTTTGACTCTAAATCAAGGAGGAAGAAAAATGCCGGCAAAAAGGATCAATTAGAGATTCTAGATCTTAGTTGAGTCATGATTTTTAATATCAAATTATTCGATATCATAAAAGCGGAGTTAAAATATTAAATTTTAACTCCGCTTTATTGGTTTTAATTAAGTAAAAAATAACTTAATTAAATATGAATAGTTGGTCTTATTTTAATCGTTTAAAGAAGTATTTAACTTGATCATATATAAAGAACTTGCATCTATTTTTGGTTCTGATCCAGGAAGTATTTTTTGTTCAATAATACCATTATCATCTTCATCGGTAACCGCAAAATCATCATCATTGATACACCCTAAAGTATGATCATCAATAACCCAGATACCTTCTAATTTATCGTGTGGATATCCTGTTTTTTCGACAAGATCTGCTATTAAGGTCTTAGTAACAGGAACAATTCCAGCGTTTTCTAACTCCACCCAGGTAGATTCTTCCAGAGTTTTTCCATTAAGTAGTAAGCCAAATTCATCTTCGTCATTAGTGGAACTAACATCTGTGGCGTTAGAAATATCTATTTTATAGATATGTTTTTGTACAGTACCTTCTCCAGAAAAATTACCATCTCTTTCTATAACAAGAAATTCTGTATCAGATAAACCAACGATTTCTGAATTTGATAGGTTTGAGTTTTCTTGTCTATAAAGGAATTGTTTTGTTTTAGCTGTTCGTAAGTCAAACATTAAAATTCTAGTAAGATCCGTTCTAATTGTTTCTGGATTATACATAGTAGATTGCATGATACCTACCAAATTCCTTTGATTTGGTGTGATTCCTAATCCCTCCATTCCTCGATTTGGTCTTCGTTTCGAAAATATAGCAGGAATTTTTCTACCTCCATTGTCATCATTAATACCATAAGGAGATATACGTTCAAGTTCTACACCTTCAGCAGAATAGT
This genomic interval carries:
- a CDS encoding FAD-binding and (Fe-S)-binding domain-containing protein, encoding MIKEADLITLSEQLDGELNFDFLTKSLYATDASVYRRIPTAVAFPKNILDLKKIINFANDNSCGLIPRTAGTSLAGQCVGDGIVVDVSKYFTKIIAIDEAKKTVTVQPGVIRDDLNRFLKPYGVFFGPNTSTSNRCMIGGMVGNNSSGTTSIQYGVTRDKVIKLQTVLSDGSEVTFSNISKEGFEHKRNQNTLEGKIYDTVFNELISQDAQENIHNNFPKPEIHRRNTGYAIDELIKSNVFSDYKEDFNMCNLLSGSEGTLAFTTQITLQLDKLPPQESLMIASHFHSIEDCLNAVEPVMKHTLFTCEMMDKTILDCTKNNVEQLKNRFFIEDDPQAILMLELRANDLESLEKQKITLLSTLENSGLTYANPILLGNQINQALELRKAGLGLLGNIIGDKKAVACIEDTAVALSDLANYIKEFSDLMKRHDQDAVYYAHAGAGELHLRPILDLKKKTDVVLFKEITDDVASLVKKYNGSMSGEHGDGIVRAEYIPFMIGEANYNVLKRIKTVFDPKGIFNPGKIVDAYAMDEQLRYEIDRKEPEIETLLDFTDSLGILRAAEKCNGSGDCRKSVESGGTMCPSYRATKNEKDTTRGRANTLREVLTNNTESNKFNKKELKEVFDLCISCKGCSSECPSNVDVAALKAEFEYQYQKENGTSLRTKLFANNNTFNNLGRIAPGLTNFFFENTFTSGILKSTLGIAKERELPLLSKQSLRKWCQNHLKLKQPKNPIKSIYFFVDEFTNHLDTDIGIDALELLTGLGYEVKITNHKESGRTFISKGLLKQAKKLANYNINTLRELISSDIPLIGLEPSAILTFRDEYHRLADDKEVAKTLSQNTFLIDEFLKSEIELGNITSEQFTREEKVIKLHGHCHQKALSTIHTTFVYLNLPKNYKVTIIPSGCCGMAGSFGYEKEHYDVSMQIGEQTLFPAIRKAPETTIIAAVGTSCRHQIKDGTKRIALHPVSILNAALISKTEYK
- a CDS encoding DUF4494 domain-containing protein — encoded protein: MSATWYECKVKYRKINDSGVQKVTTEPYLVDAVSYTEAETRINEEMAAYVSEEFIITNIKVANFAEIHPFENSDRWFKSKVSLIAYDEESGKERKTNMYLLIQANDVKEAFDNTNTVMKGTTGDYTIPAIAESPIMDVFPYFTGEEEQLEKFKALRDSIQEVEEVEIDENVPAAPGFIGEEE
- a CDS encoding serine hydrolase, which codes for MKLSQTIKTLLLVFFCTGLFFSTQAQNLEKEIDAIVSSMYSVDEPGISILVAKNGKPIYRKAFGKANLELEVPLKPENVFEIGSITKQFTAVAILMLEEQGKLKIDDEITKYIPDYPINGKKITIHNLLNHTSGIKSYTGMQSFMKSARTDMTPTELIDVFKNEPMDFDPGEEFRYNNSGYILLGYIIEVVTKDTYENYIEKNIFEKIGMNSSYYGSTSELIKNRASGYKQNEDAFLNADYLSLTLPYAAGSLMSTVDDLLKWQNAISANTFIKRSSLEKAINGSKLNNGEEIDYGYGWSKITIQESKGYAHSGGIFGYTTNGIFLENENVYVIGLTNCNCKNVREITMKVAATAIGKPIPDKKDAVALSIKEAKKWVGAYEFEDNVIRHIMLKDGKLFSLREGENSREFEIYQMKDGSFIFDDGTISYNFSMTDDGKRQTVFKTADESFTGKGIDKAPPAERKSITVSADILKQYVGKFELQPNFIIDITLEGNSIYAEATGQPKFELFAETETLFFLKVVPAEITFNANNKGLIDSLTLNQGGRKMPAKRIN
- a CDS encoding esterase-like activity of phytase family protein, coding for MKTLKTMLLCAVLILFTSCQYLDDFSGGPISVPPQLVLEENIQYELPFEVLTTTQENVEIRNGGYGSAATAHPRRKGEFYAITDRGPNTDFMDGKKFPVADYTPRIGLFSVTSEGDIILKKEIILKDPNGNPISGIPNPEGKGATGEIPYDIDGNQLPFDDFGLDAEGLVALYDGSFWVSDEYGPHIVHYSAEGVELERISPYGINDDNGGRKIPAIFSKRRPNRGMEGLGITPNQRNLVGIMQSTMYNPETIRTDLTRILMFDLRTAKTKQFLYRQENSNLSNSEIVGLSDTEFLVIERDGNFSGEGTVQKHIYKIDISNATDVSSTNDEDEFGLLLNGKTLEESTWVELENAGIVPVTKTLIADLVEKTGYPHDKLEGIWVIDDHTLGCINDDDFAVTDEDDNGIIEQKILPGSEPKIDASSLYMIKLNTSLND